The window CGTCGTCACCTCCCCTGAGGCGGCCGACGAGGAAGACGGCCAGGGCGATCGAGATCACGGCCACCATCACGCAGCCCATCGCCGCCGCGTAGCCGAACTGCCCGTAGCGGAAGGCCTCTTCGTAGGCGAAGAGCATGGGCAGCCGGGTCCGGCCGCCGGGGCCGCCGTTGGTGAGTACGTAGACCAGGGCGAAGGAGTTGAAGTTCCAGATCAGGTTGAGCGCGGTGATGGCGAGGGCGATGGGTCTGAGGGCGGGCCAGGTCACCGTGCGGAAGCGGCGCCAGGCACCCGCCCCGTCGACCGCCGCCGCCTCGTGCAGTTCGCGCGGGGTGTTCTGCAGCCCGGCGAGCAGCGCCACCGTCGTCTGGGGCATGCCCGCCCAGACGCCGACGAGGATCACGGCGGGCAGTGCGGTCGCCAGCCCGCTGAGCCAGTCGCGGCCGCCGCCCAGGCCGATGTCGCGCAGGGTCTCGTTGAGGATGCCCGCGTCCGGGTTGTAGACGAGCCGCCACATGATGCCTACGACGACCTCGGGCATGGCCCAGGGGATGATCGCCAGGGCGCGGGCCAGCCAGCGCAGCCGCAGCTCCTGATTGAGCAGCAGGGCGAGGCCCAGCGCGAGCAGGAACTGCGGCACGGTCACCCCGACCGCCCACACCAGCCCGATGCGGAACGACTCCCAGAACAGCGTGTCGTGCAGCAGGTCCCGGAAGTTGAGGCCGCCGATCCACTGCGTGGGCTCGGTACGGCCCGACTGGGCGTCGGTGAAGGCCAGCAGAATCCCGTACAGCAGCGGGCCGACGCTGAGGACGAGGATGGGGATCAGGGCGGGCAGCACCAGGAACCAGGCGCCGTGGTCCACGACCCGGCGGGGCCGGGCCCGGCCCGGTGCCGGATCGGCCGGCTTCCTCACCTCGGTCACCGAGGTCACGGCATCAGCCCCTTCGCACGGCTCGGGCGGGCCAGGTCATGGTCGTGAAGGCGGCCTGCCTCGTCAAGGCACCGCGCACACGGTCCCACCTGTGCGAATGGGACACTGGCGGGCGGATGGCCAGAACGCGACGGTGACGTACGAGGACCGGGACCACGGAGGCGGACGATGGACGAGGCACGGGCGCGGGACGTCCTGGCATCGGCGGGCGCGGTGGGCGGCGCGGCCCGCGAGGCGCGGCTGCTGGCGCTGGGCGAGAACGCGGTGTTCGCCGCCGGCGACCTGGTCGTCAAGGTCGGCCGCGACGCCGAACTCCTGGACCGGGCGCGCCGCGAGCTGGACATCGCGGTCTGGCTCGCCGAGGCGGGCGTGCCCGCGGTGCGCGCGGCCGAGCCGAAGGCGCTGCTGGTCGAGGGGCACCCGGTGACGGTGTGGCACCGGCTGCCCGATGCCGTACGGCCCGCCGAGCCGAGGGATCTGGCCGAACTGCTCCGGGT of the Streptomyces koelreuteriae genome contains:
- a CDS encoding carbohydrate ABC transporter permease, which gives rise to MTSVTEVRKPADPAPGRARPRRVVDHGAWFLVLPALIPILVLSVGPLLYGILLAFTDAQSGRTEPTQWIGGLNFRDLLHDTLFWESFRIGLVWAVGVTVPQFLLALGLALLLNQELRLRWLARALAIIPWAMPEVVVGIMWRLVYNPDAGILNETLRDIGLGGGRDWLSGLATALPAVILVGVWAGMPQTTVALLAGLQNTPRELHEAAAVDGAGAWRRFRTVTWPALRPIALAITALNLIWNFNSFALVYVLTNGGPGGRTRLPMLFAYEEAFRYGQFGYAAAMGCVMVAVISIALAVFLVGRLRGGDDA